In Rhodobacter xanthinilyticus, a single window of DNA contains:
- a CDS encoding acetyl-CoA C-acyltransferase family protein yields the protein MTGIVILGGARTAIGTFGGSLAGFAPCDLATLVAKEAIARAGVTPEQIGQVVFGHVLNTEPRDMYVSRVAAVQAGIPVGTPAMNVNRLCGSGAQAVVSAAQALMLGDADFALAGGVDCMSRAPYTVPAARFGQKMGDAKVIDMMTGALTCPFGTGHMGVTAENVACEHDISREDQDAFALESQKRAAAAIEAGVFKDEIVPVEIASRRGSVIFDTDEHPKATSLDKLAALKPVFKKDGSVTAGNASGINDGAAALVLARAEAAEAAGLKPRAKLLGYSVAGVRPEVMGVGPIPAVQQLCAKLGLSVADFDVIESNEAFAAQALAVSKELGLDPAKVNPNGGAIALGHPIGATGAILTIKTLYHLERTGGKLGLVTMCIGGGQGIALAIERV from the coding sequence ATGACCGGTATCGTTATTCTCGGCGGCGCGCGCACCGCAATCGGCACCTTCGGCGGCAGCCTCGCGGGCTTTGCGCCCTGCGATCTGGCGACGCTGGTGGCCAAGGAAGCCATCGCGCGCGCGGGCGTCACCCCCGAGCAGATCGGCCAGGTGGTCTTCGGCCATGTGCTCAACACCGAACCGCGCGACATGTATGTCTCGCGCGTGGCCGCCGTTCAGGCCGGGATCCCGGTCGGCACGCCGGCGATGAACGTCAACCGGCTCTGCGGCTCGGGCGCGCAGGCGGTGGTCTCGGCCGCCCAAGCGCTGATGCTCGGCGACGCCGATTTCGCCCTCGCCGGCGGGGTCGATTGCATGAGCCGCGCCCCCTACACCGTGCCCGCCGCGCGCTTTGGCCAGAAGATGGGCGACGCCAAGGTGATCGACATGATGACCGGCGCGCTGACCTGCCCGTTCGGCACCGGCCATATGGGCGTCACCGCCGAAAACGTCGCCTGCGAGCATGACATCTCGCGCGAAGATCAGGACGCTTTCGCGCTCGAGAGCCAAAAACGCGCCGCCGCTGCCATCGAGGCGGGCGTGTTCAAGGACGAGATCGTGCCCGTCGAGATCGCCTCGCGCCGCGGCTCGGTGATCTTCGACACCGACGAGCACCCGAAAGCGACCTCGCTCGACAAGCTCGCCGCGCTCAAGCCGGTGTTCAAGAAAGACGGCTCGGTGACCGCGGGCAACGCCTCGGGCATCAATGACGGCGCCGCGGCGCTGGTGCTCGCGCGCGCCGAGGCCGCCGAGGCCGCGGGGCTGAAGCCGCGCGCGAAACTGCTCGGCTATTCGGTCGCCGGCGTGCGCCCCGAGGTGATGGGCGTCGGCCCGATCCCGGCGGTGCAACAACTTTGCGCGAAACTCGGCCTGAGCGTCGCCGATTTCGACGTGATCGAATCGAACGAGGCCTTCGCGGCGCAGGCGCTCGCGGTCTCGAAAGAGCTCGGCCTCGACCCCGCCAAGGTCAACCCGAACGGCGGCGCGATCGCGCTCGGCCACCCGATCGGCGCGACCGGCGCGATCCTGACGATCAAGACGCTCTACCACCTCGAGCGCACCGGCGGCAAACTCGGCCTTGTCACGATGTGCATCGGCGGCGGGCAGGGCATCGCGCTCGCGATCGAACGGGTCTGA
- a CDS encoding metallophosphoesterase, with protein MRHYAIGDIHGQDGLLAAAHALIAEDRARTGDAAAPVVHIGDLVDRGPTSAQVIARLIAGQAAGAPWIVLKGNHDLLFQRWLEDPFARHPMLRAEMSWTHPRVGGLTTLRSYGVMAEEDRPLAALHAEALAAIPQAHRDWLAALPLSYAAGELFFAHAGVRPGVAFAAQVEDDLLWIRGDFLEDPREHGALVIHGHSHIDRATHYGNRLNLDSSAGYGGPVSAAVIEGRQAWLLTPEGRVLLG; from the coding sequence ATGCGCCATTATGCCATCGGTGATATCCACGGCCAGGACGGCCTGCTCGCCGCCGCCCATGCGCTGATCGCGGAGGACCGCGCGCGCACGGGCGACGCGGCCGCGCCGGTCGTCCATATCGGCGATCTCGTCGACCGGGGCCCGACCTCGGCGCAGGTGATCGCGCGGCTGATCGCGGGCCAGGCGGCGGGCGCGCCCTGGATCGTGCTGAAGGGCAACCACGATCTGCTCTTCCAGCGCTGGCTCGAAGACCCCTTCGCCCGCCACCCGATGCTGCGCGCCGAGATGAGCTGGACCCACCCGCGGGTGGGCGGGCTGACCACGCTGCGCTCCTATGGCGTGATGGCCGAGGAGGACCGCCCCCTCGCCGCGCTCCATGCCGAGGCCCTCGCCGCGATCCCGCAGGCGCATCGCGACTGGCTCGCCGCGCTACCGCTGAGCTACGCCGCGGGCGAGCTCTTCTTCGCCCATGCGGGCGTCCGCCCCGGCGTGGCCTTCGCCGCGCAGGTGGAGGACGATCTGCTCTGGATCCGCGGCGATTTTCTCGAAGATCCGCGCGAGCATGGCGCCCTCGTCATCCACGGCCACAGCCATATCGACCGCGCGACCCATTACGGCAACCGGCTGAACCTCGATTCGAGCGCAGGCTACGGCGGGCCGGTCTCGGCGGCGGTGATCGAGGGGCGGCAGGCCTGGCTTCTGACGCCGGAGGGGCGGGTTTTGCTCGGCTGA
- a CDS encoding alpha-2-macroglobulin family protein — protein sequence MRILGLILAFTLTAGPVLADTALIPERRMVYSEGMDLAGRDLAQIFDTTLEGCESACLARRDCEAVVFNARNNSCFPKADLREATPYQGAFAGVVKAAAPGAVARAAARAADLAFLTGAELTMAHDQARGLGRAHMTGDWSADELSAALAAARKARDAGQVERLTGALLALSDSSELWLDYARAILVRGGEGAATRAVAAAVNGYLRAPAKPAQAEAAYALSQALARENDHRGELGALRLAGGLSARADIAEALAAAEAKYGFRIVENTVEADLASPRVCAQFSEPLDKAGDYARFVQLPAPGLAVEAEENQLCVAGLEHGARVSLTFRAGLPSRAGETLAKDVTITSYIRDRSPAVRFPGRAYILPRAQDAGLPVETVNVEHLDVRLLRVSDRNLVAAMRRDYFARSLDTWAAEDLSDSLAEEVWSGTADVAMEVNRDVLTRLPVQEVTGPLGAGVYVLQASVPGQDPYDHPPAAQWFVISDLGMTSFAGVDGLTVALRGLSDAGPRGGAMVELVSRANSVLGRAQTDAKGVAHFPADLTSGRGGAAPAMISAVDGEDMAFLSLTEAEFDLSDRGVEGAPPAPPIDVYLTTDRGAYRAGEQVFATILARDGASKGLAGVPLTAVLMRPDGVEYGRQLTEEVGAGGHVARFVLGGEAPRGTWRIEVYADPKAPALASERLLVEDFLPERIDFALSLPEGLLAGGSVPELGVEARYLYGAPGAGLAIEGEVTLSEAGDLPGWAGYRFGRHDAGFAPISEPVDGGETDESGHATVYAALPDAAEAGAVPLAARFTLRLSEASGRPVEREITRIRMPETPVIGIKPLFESLGEGDEARFGLIVLGPDGAPQTAGLSWRLNRIETRYQWYQLYGSWDWDAVTVRKRVAEGKAATGAKPAEIAAPVGWGEYELVVSDADGRESAVRFDAGWFAPADVLASPDRLELALDKAGYRAGEEAELRLVAPAEGVALVSVLSNRVISLQSVKIEAGENRITLPVTEEWGTGAYVTASVLRPMKGTAPERAPVRALGLAHAAVDPGARKLGVSIEAPEASEPRADLVARLRVEGLAPGETAFATVAATDLGILNLTGFAPPDPQGHYFGQRRLGVALRDLYGRLIDGQNGNLGALRSGGDAGRGMSLKAPPPTEELVAYFSGPVVVGEDGTAELRFPMPAFNGTVRLAAVAWSDTAVGQASREVLVRDPVVVSAALPRYLAPGDRSRLLLDLTRTEGAAGPAELSVTGAAFGLAGGAEQVALAPGQRVEISLPLAAPKGPAPEAGISVALTLPDGRKLTKPLALPVGSAAPKTMRQSRFDLAPGATFTFDTNVFAGFTPGSATALLTAGPMGQFNVPGLMAALDGYPYGCTEQVTSKALPLLYLSAVAEAAGLATPADLPAKIESAIAQVLANQDAGGAFGLWAPESGDFWLDAYVTDFLARAKAAGYAVPDLALRAAMDNLRNQVNYAPEFTAEENGGGVALAYALMVLAREGAASISDLRYYADVKPDDFATPLAVAQIGAALASYGDQARADAMFARAAERLRQTAPTGWRDDYGSDLRDSAGVLALASAAGSRAVPVEALGASLASRIAAVPLSTQEAAWVLLAAQAGLSGGDAGLSLDGQPLTRPVLRLDDQGATGARVIANTSARPVTLTLTTTGLPEVAEPAGGKGFTVTRSLYTLEGEPVDAAHIAQGARLVAVVEVVPHGPTESRLMIADPLPAGFEIDNPNLLRAGDIAALDWLSVEENTRMVEFRQDRFLAALDWRSDAPFRLAYILRAVSPGEFARPAASVEDMYRPDLRAWSETGRVVIE from the coding sequence GGTCTATTCCGAGGGGATGGATCTCGCCGGGCGCGATCTGGCGCAGATCTTCGACACCACGCTCGAGGGCTGCGAGAGCGCCTGTCTGGCGCGGCGCGATTGCGAGGCGGTGGTGTTCAACGCGCGCAACAATTCCTGTTTCCCGAAGGCCGATCTGCGCGAGGCGACGCCCTATCAGGGCGCCTTTGCCGGGGTGGTGAAGGCGGCGGCGCCGGGGGCGGTGGCGCGGGCGGCGGCGCGGGCGGCGGATCTTGCGTTCCTGACCGGCGCCGAGCTCACCATGGCCCATGATCAGGCGCGCGGCCTCGGGCGGGCGCATATGACCGGCGATTGGTCGGCCGATGAGCTTTCCGCGGCGCTGGCGGCGGCGCGCAAGGCGCGCGATGCGGGCCAGGTCGAGCGACTGACCGGGGCGCTTCTGGCGCTTTCGGACAGCTCCGAGCTCTGGCTCGATTACGCCCGCGCGATTCTGGTGCGCGGCGGCGAGGGGGCGGCCACGCGCGCGGTTGCGGCGGCGGTGAACGGCTATCTGCGCGCGCCCGCCAAGCCCGCGCAGGCCGAGGCGGCCTATGCGCTCTCGCAGGCCTTGGCGCGCGAAAACGATCACCGGGGCGAGCTTGGCGCGCTGCGGCTTGCGGGCGGGCTGAGCGCGCGCGCCGATATCGCCGAGGCGCTGGCCGCGGCGGAGGCGAAATACGGCTTCCGGATCGTCGAGAACACCGTCGAGGCCGATCTCGCGAGCCCGCGGGTTTGTGCGCAATTTTCCGAACCCCTTGACAAGGCGGGCGATTATGCGCGCTTCGTGCAGCTTCCTGCGCCCGGCCTCGCGGTCGAGGCCGAGGAGAACCAGCTTTGTGTCGCGGGCCTTGAACATGGCGCGCGGGTCAGCCTGACCTTCCGCGCAGGCCTGCCTTCGCGCGCGGGCGAGACGCTCGCCAAGGATGTCACGATCACCTCCTATATCCGCGATCGCAGCCCCGCGGTGCGCTTCCCGGGCCGCGCCTATATCCTGCCGCGCGCGCAAGATGCCGGCCTGCCGGTCGAGACGGTGAATGTCGAGCATCTCGATGTGCGGCTCCTGCGGGTCTCGGATCGCAACCTCGTCGCGGCGATGCGGCGCGATTATTTCGCCCGCTCGCTCGATACCTGGGCGGCCGAGGATCTCTCCGACAGCCTCGCCGAGGAGGTCTGGTCGGGCACCGCCGATGTCGCGATGGAGGTCAACCGCGATGTGCTCACCCGCCTGCCGGTGCAGGAGGTGACGGGGCCGCTCGGCGCGGGGGTCTATGTGTTGCAGGCCTCGGTGCCGGGCCAAGACCCCTATGACCACCCGCCCGCGGCGCAGTGGTTCGTGATCTCCGACCTCGGGATGACCAGTTTCGCGGGCGTCGACGGGCTGACGGTCGCGCTGCGCGGGCTTTCGGATGCCGGGCCGCGCGGCGGTGCGATGGTCGAACTTGTCTCGCGCGCCAACAGCGTGCTGGGCCGGGCGCAGACCGATGCCAAGGGCGTGGCGCATTTCCCCGCCGATCTGACCTCGGGGCGCGGTGGGGCGGCGCCGGCGATGATCTCGGCGGTCGATGGCGAGGATATGGCGTTCCTCTCGCTCACCGAGGCCGAGTTCGACCTCTCCGACCGCGGTGTCGAGGGCGCGCCGCCCGCGCCGCCGATTGATGTCTATCTGACCACCGACCGCGGCGCCTATCGCGCGGGCGAGCAGGTCTTCGCGACGATCCTCGCGCGTGATGGCGCCTCGAAAGGGCTCGCGGGGGTGCCGCTCACCGCGGTTCTGATGCGCCCCGACGGGGTGGAATATGGCCGCCAGCTGACCGAAGAGGTCGGCGCGGGCGGGCATGTGGCGCGGTTCGTGCTGGGCGGCGAGGCGCCGCGCGGCACCTGGCGGATCGAGGTCTATGCCGATCCGAAAGCGCCTGCGCTGGCCTCCGAGCGGCTCTTGGTCGAGGATTTCCTGCCCGAGCGGATCGATTTTGCGCTCTCGCTGCCCGAGGGGCTTCTGGCCGGCGGGTCGGTGCCCGAGCTGGGCGTCGAGGCGCGCTATCTCTATGGCGCGCCGGGGGCGGGGCTTGCGATCGAGGGCGAGGTGACGCTTTCCGAGGCGGGGGATCTGCCCGGCTGGGCGGGCTATCGGTTCGGGCGCCATGATGCCGGCTTCGCGCCGATCAGCGAGCCGGTCGACGGCGGCGAGACCGATGAAAGCGGCCATGCGACGGTCTATGCCGCCCTCCCCGATGCCGCGGAGGCAGGCGCGGTGCCGCTCGCGGCGCGCTTCACGCTGCGCCTTTCGGAGGCCTCGGGCCGCCCGGTCGAGCGCGAGATCACCCGGATCCGCATGCCCGAGACGCCGGTGATCGGCATCAAGCCGCTCTTCGAGAGCCTCGGCGAGGGGGATGAGGCGCGCTTCGGGCTGATCGTGCTCGGCCCCGATGGCGCGCCGCAGACCGCGGGCCTGAGCTGGCGGCTCAACCGGATCGAGACGCGCTATCAATGGTATCAGCTCTACGGCTCGTGGGATTGGGATGCGGTGACGGTGCGCAAGCGCGTGGCCGAGGGCAAGGCCGCGACGGGCGCCAAACCCGCCGAGATCGCGGCCCCGGTCGGCTGGGGCGAATATGAGCTCGTGGTGAGTGACGCCGACGGCCGCGAAAGCGCGGTGCGGTTTGACGCGGGCTGGTTTGCGCCCGCCGATGTGCTGGCCTCGCCCGACCGGCTCGAGCTCGCGCTCGACAAGGCGGGCTACCGCGCGGGCGAGGAGGCCGAGCTGCGGCTTGTCGCGCCCGCCGAGGGTGTGGCGCTCGTCTCGGTGCTCTCGAACCGGGTGATCTCGCTGCAATCGGTGAAGATCGAGGCGGGCGAGAACCGCATCACCCTGCCGGTGACCGAGGAATGGGGCACCGGCGCCTATGTCACGGCCTCGGTGCTGCGCCCGATGAAGGGCACAGCGCCTGAGCGCGCGCCGGTGCGTGCGCTGGGCCTTGCCCATGCTGCGGTCGACCCGGGCGCGCGCAAGCTTGGCGTTTCGATCGAGGCGCCCGAGGCCTCCGAGCCGCGCGCCGATCTCGTGGCGCGGCTGCGGGTCGAGGGCCTCGCGCCGGGCGAAACCGCCTTTGCCACCGTCGCGGCGACCGATCTGGGGATCTTGAACCTCACCGGTTTCGCGCCGCCCGACCCGCAGGGGCATTACTTCGGCCAGCGGCGCCTGGGCGTTGCGCTGCGCGATCTCTACGGGCGGCTGATCGACGGGCAAAACGGCAACCTCGGCGCGCTGCGCTCCGGCGGCGATGCGGGGCGGGGGATGTCGCTCAAGGCGCCGCCGCCGACCGAGGAGCTGGTGGCCTATTTCTCGGGCCCGGTGGTGGTGGGCGAGGATGGCACGGCCGAGCTGCGCTTCCCGATGCCCGCCTTCAACGGCACGGTGCGGCTTGCCGCGGTCGCGTGGTCGGACACGGCCGTGGGCCAGGCGAGCCGCGAGGTTCTCGTGCGTGATCCGGTCGTCGTCTCGGCGGCGCTGCCGCGCTATCTCGCGCCGGGGGATCGCTCGCGCCTGCTGCTCGATCTGACCCGCACCGAAGGCGCCGCGGGCCCGGCCGAGCTCTCTGTCACCGGCGCGGCCTTTGGGCTTGCGGGCGGGGCAGAGCAGGTCGCGCTCGCGCCCGGGCAACGGGTCGAGATCAGCCTGCCGCTCGCCGCGCCGAAGGGCCCCGCGCCAGAGGCCGGGATCTCCGTCGCGCTGACGCTGCCCGACGGGCGTAAACTCACCAAACCGCTCGCCCTGCCGGTGGGTTCGGCCGCGCCGAAGACCATGCGCCAGAGCCGGTTCGACCTCGCCCCCGGCGCGACATTCACCTTTGATACCAATGTCTTCGCAGGCTTCACTCCGGGCAGCGCCACGGCGCTTTTGACCGCGGGGCCGATGGGGCAGTTCAACGTGCCCGGGCTGATGGCGGCGCTCGACGGCTATCCCTATGGCTGCACCGAACAGGTCACCTCGAAGGCGCTGCCGCTCCTTTACCTCAGCGCGGTGGCCGAGGCCGCGGGGCTTGCCACCCCCGCCGATCTGCCCGCCAAGATAGAGAGCGCGATCGCGCAGGTGCTCGCCAATCAGGATGCCGGCGGGGCCTTTGGCCTCTGGGCGCCGGAATCGGGCGATTTCTGGCTCGATGCCTATGTCACCGATTTCCTCGCGCGGGCGAAGGCGGCGGGCTATGCGGTGCCTGATCTGGCGCTGCGCGCTGCGATGGACAACCTGCGCAACCAGGTCAATTACGCGCCCGAATTCACCGCCGAGGAGAACGGCGGCGGCGTGGCGCTGGCCTATGCGCTGATGGTTCTGGCGCGCGAAGGGGCGGCCTCGATCAGCGATCTGCGCTATTATGCCGATGTGAAACCCGACGATTTCGCGACGCCGCTGGCGGTGGCGCAGATCGGCGCGGCGCTCGCCTCCTATGGCGATCAGGCGCGGGCGGATGCGATGTTCGCCCGCGCGGCGGAGCGTTTGCGCCAGACCGCGCCGACGGGCTGGCGCGACGATTACGGCTCGGATCTGCGCGATAGCGCGGGGGTTCTGGCGCTGGCCTCGGCGGCGGGGTCGCGGGCGGTGCCGGTCGAGGCGCTCGGCGCCTCGCTCGCGAGCCGGATCGCCGCGGTGCCGCTCTCGACGCAGGAGGCGGCCTGGGTGCTCCTCGCCGCGCAGGCGGGGCTTTCGGGCGGCGATGCGGGGCTCAGCCTCGATGGTCAGCCGCTGACGCGCCCGGTCCTGCGGCTCGACGATCAGGGCGCTACGGGGGCGCGGGTGATCGCCAACACCTCGGCGCGGCCGGTGACGCTGACGCTGACCACGACGGGCCTGCCCGAGGTGGCCGAGCCCGCCGGCGGCAAGGGGTTCACCGTGACGCGCAGCCTCTACACGCTCGAGGGCGAGCCGGTCGACGCGGCCCATATCGCCCAAGGCGCGCGGCTTGTCGCGGTGGTCGAGGTGGTGCCCCATGGCCCCACCGAATCGCGGCTGATGATCGCCGACCCGCTGCCCGCGGGCTTCGAGATCGACAACCCGAACCTCTTGCGCGCGGGCGATATCGCGGCGCTCGACTGGCTCTCGGTCGAGGAAAACACCCGCATGGTCGAGTTCCGGCAAGATCGCTTCCTCGCCGCGCTCGATTGGCGCTCGGACGCGCCTTTCCGGCTGGCCTATATCCTGCGCGCGGTCAGTCCGGGCGAATTCGCGCGCCCTGCGGCCTCGGTCGAGGATATGTATCGCCCGGATCTGCGCGCCTGGAGCGAGACGGGGCGGGTGGTGATCGAGTGA
- the serA gene encoding phosphoglycerate dehydrogenase, producing the protein MAPKVLISDELSDAAVQIFRDRGIEVDFQPKLGKDKEKLAEIIGNYDGLAIRSATKVTAALLEKATNLKVVGRAGIGVDNVDREAASKKGVIVMNTPFGNMITTAEHAIAMMFAVARQIPEASASTHAGKWEKSKFMGVELTAKTLGVIGAGNIGGIVCDRAKGLKMKVVAYDPFLSEEKAEKMGVEKVELDELLARADFITLHVPLTDSTRNILSKENLEKTKPGVRIINCARGGLVDEAALAEMLKSGRVAGAAFDVFSVEPATENPLFGLPNVVCTPHLGASTTEAQENVALQVAEQMANYLLDGAVENALNMPSMTAEEAKVMGPWVKLAEYLGGFIGQMTDEPIKAINITYDGVASKMNLKALDCAVVAGIMQKANPDVNMVSAPVIAKERGVQISTTTQDKSGVFDGYVKVTVVTEARERSIAGTVFSDGKPRFIQIKGINVDAEVGQHMLYTTNKDVPGIIGKLGTLLGDNKVNVANFTLGRSAAGGEAIAIAYLDEALDPKVVAELEKTGLFQQVKPLEFTVA; encoded by the coding sequence ATGGCCCCCAAGGTTCTCATCTCCGACGAACTCTCCGACGCCGCCGTCCAGATCTTCCGCGACCGCGGGATCGAGGTGGATTTCCAGCCGAAACTCGGCAAGGACAAGGAAAAGCTGGCCGAAATCATCGGCAATTATGACGGTCTGGCGATCCGTTCGGCCACCAAGGTGACCGCGGCGCTGCTCGAGAAAGCCACGAACCTCAAGGTCGTCGGCCGCGCCGGGATCGGTGTCGACAACGTCGACCGCGAAGCCGCCTCGAAGAAGGGCGTGATCGTCATGAACACCCCCTTCGGCAACATGATCACCACCGCCGAACACGCCATCGCGATGATGTTCGCGGTCGCGCGGCAGATCCCGGAGGCCTCGGCCTCGACCCATGCGGGCAAATGGGAAAAGTCGAAATTCATGGGCGTCGAGCTCACCGCCAAGACCCTTGGCGTGATCGGCGCGGGCAATATCGGCGGGATCGTCTGCGACCGCGCCAAGGGCCTGAAGATGAAGGTCGTGGCCTATGACCCCTTCCTGTCGGAAGAAAAGGCCGAGAAGATGGGCGTCGAGAAGGTCGAGCTCGACGAGCTGCTGGCGCGCGCCGATTTCATCACGCTGCACGTGCCGCTGACCGACAGCACCCGCAACATCCTCTCGAAAGAAAACCTCGAGAAGACCAAGCCCGGCGTGCGGATCATCAACTGCGCCCGCGGCGGTCTCGTCGATGAAGCGGCGCTGGCCGAGATGCTGAAATCGGGCCGCGTCGCGGGCGCCGCTTTCGACGTGTTCTCGGTTGAGCCGGCCACCGAAAACCCGCTCTTTGGCCTGCCCAACGTCGTCTGCACGCCCCACCTCGGCGCCTCGACGACCGAAGCGCAGGAAAACGTCGCGCTGCAAGTCGCCGAGCAAATGGCGAACTACCTGCTCGACGGCGCGGTCGAGAACGCGCTCAACATGCCCTCGATGACCGCCGAAGAGGCCAAGGTCATGGGCCCCTGGGTGAAACTCGCCGAATATCTGGGCGGCTTCATCGGCCAGATGACCGACGAGCCGATCAAGGCGATCAACATCACCTATGACGGCGTCGCCTCGAAGATGAACCTCAAGGCGCTCGATTGCGCGGTGGTTGCGGGCATCATGCAAAAGGCCAACCCAGACGTGAACATGGTCTCGGCGCCGGTGATCGCGAAAGAGCGCGGCGTGCAGATCTCGACCACCACCCAGGACAAATCGGGCGTGTTCGACGGCTATGTGAAGGTCACCGTGGTCACCGAGGCGCGTGAGCGCTCGATCGCGGGCACCGTGTTCTCGGATGGCAAGCCGCGCTTCATCCAGATCAAGGGCATCAATGTCGACGCCGAAGTGGGCCAACACATGCTCTACACCACCAACAAGGACGTGCCCGGCATCATCGGCAAGCTCGGCACCCTGCTCGGCGACAACAAGGTCAACGTCGCGAACTTCACGCTCGGCCGGTCGGCCGCGGGCGGCGAGGCGATCGCGATCGCCTATCTCGACGAGGCGCTCGACCCGAAGGTCGTGGCCGAGCTCGAGAAGACCGGCCTCTTCCAGCAGGTCAAACCGCTCGAATTCACCGTCGCCTGA
- the pbpC gene encoding penicillin-binding protein 1C has product MSRAFFALALGLALAAGGADGLRDWVARTDLPPLAVPVGTEVLARDGSLLRAFQVADGRWRLAPGPVDAGFLGALVAYEDRRFYAHGGVDLRAIARAAVQAALAGRVVSGASTLSMQVARLLEEGPTGQLAGKIRQARVALALEARLSKAEILDLYLRLAPYGGNLEGVRAAALAWFGKEPRRLSTAETALLIALPQAPEARRPDRAPEAARAARDRVLARLAAEGVIDPAQAEAARREPIPLTRRDFPALAPHLAARLAAAAPPGARIETTIDPGLQRAAEALARRALAGLPPQATAAMLFADHQSGAILASVGAGDWRAERRAGFVDMTQAIRSPGSTLKPFVYALAFDEGLAHPETLIEDRPRAFGAWRPQNFDRHFRGTIPLREALTQSLNLPVVSLTEALGPERLMAVLRAGGAAPVLPSGAPGLAVSLGGVGVSLEGLVSAYAGLARLGAPVRLSAEPGAGGGVAGRLIGPVAAWQVMDILAKIPPPKGGAPGRIAYKTGTSYGYRDALAVGFDGRHVGGVWLGRADGTPVPGAFGGEVAAPILFELFGRAKPAPDALPPPPPATLIVPTARLPAPLQRFRPRDALFAEDQGGPALAFPPDGAEVAAAGDLVVKLEGGRAPFTVLADGAPVVVGARGREIALPLGRGGAWRLTVLDAEGRSDSVQIRLAK; this is encoded by the coding sequence GTGAGCCGGGCGTTCTTCGCGCTGGCGCTGGGCCTGGCGCTGGCGGCGGGCGGGGCGGATGGGCTGCGCGATTGGGTCGCGCGGACCGATCTGCCGCCGCTCGCGGTGCCGGTCGGCACCGAGGTTCTGGCCCGCGACGGCAGCCTTCTGCGCGCCTTTCAGGTGGCCGATGGGCGCTGGCGGCTCGCGCCCGGGCCGGTCGATGCGGGCTTCCTCGGCGCGCTCGTGGCCTATGAGGACCGCCGGTTTTACGCCCATGGCGGGGTGGATCTGCGCGCCATCGCGCGGGCGGCGGTGCAGGCGGCGCTCGCGGGGCGGGTGGTGTCGGGCGCCTCGACCCTCTCGATGCAGGTCGCGCGGCTTCTGGAGGAGGGGCCGACCGGCCAGCTCGCCGGCAAGATCCGCCAGGCGCGGGTCGCGCTTGCGCTCGAGGCGCGGCTCTCGAAGGCCGAAATTCTCGATCTTTATCTGCGGCTTGCGCCCTATGGCGGCAACCTCGAGGGGGTGCGCGCTGCCGCGCTCGCCTGGTTTGGCAAGGAGCCGCGGCGGCTCTCGACGGCCGAGACCGCGCTCCTGATCGCGTTGCCGCAGGCTCCGGAGGCGCGCCGCCCCGACCGCGCGCCCGAGGCCGCGCGCGCCGCCCGCGACCGGGTGCTTGCGCGGCTCGCGGCCGAAGGCGTGATCGACCCGGCCCAGGCCGAGGCCGCGCGGCGCGAGCCCATCCCCCTGACGCGGCGCGATTTTCCCGCGCTCGCCCCGCATCTGGCGGCGCGGCTCGCCGCCGCCGCCCCGCCCGGCGCGCGGATCGAGACGACGATCGACCCGGGCCTCCAACGCGCCGCCGAGGCGCTGGCGCGGCGCGCGCTTGCGGGCCTGCCGCCGCAGGCCACCGCCGCGATGCTCTTCGCCGACCACCAGAGCGGCGCGATCCTCGCCAGCGTCGGCGCGGGCGATTGGCGCGCCGAGCGCCGCGCGGGCTTTGTCGACATGACACAAGCGATCCGCTCGCCCGGCTCGACGCTCAAACCCTTCGTCTATGCGCTGGCCTTCGACGAGGGCCTCGCCCACCCCGAGACCCTGATCGAGGACCGCCCGCGCGCCTTCGGCGCCTGGCGGCCGCAGAATTTCGACCGCCATTTCCGCGGCACGATCCCGCTGCGGGAGGCGCTGACGCAATCGCTCAACCTGCCGGTCGTGAGCCTGACCGAGGCGCTTGGCCCCGAGCGGTTGATGGCGGTCCTGCGAGCAGGCGGCGCGGCGCCGGTGCTGCCCTCGGGCGCGCCGGGGCTTGCGGTCAGCCTCGGCGGTGTGGGGGTCAGCCTCGAGGGGCTGGTGAGCGCCTATGCGGGCCTCGCGCGGCTTGGCGCGCCGGTGCGTCTCTCGGCCGAGCCCGGCGCGGGGGGCGGCGTCGCGGGGCGGCTCATTGGCCCGGTTGCGGCCTGGCAAGTCATGGATATCTTGGCGAAAATTCCGCCACCCAAAGGCGGCGCGCCGGGCCGGATCGCCTATAAGACCGGCACCTCTTATGGCTATCGCGATGCGCTGGCGGTGGGGTTCGACGGGCGCCATGTCGGCGGCGTCTGGCTCGGGCGGGCCGATGGCACGCCGGTGCCGGGCGCCTTTGGCGGCGAGGTCGCGGCGCCGATTCTCTTCGAGCTTTTCGGCCGGGCGAAGCCCGCGCCCGATGCCCTGCCGCCGCCGCCGCCTGCGACGCTGATCGTGCCGACCGCGCGTCTGCCGGCGCCGCTGCAACGCTTCCGGCCGCGCGATGCGCTCTTTGCCGAAGACCAAGGCGGGCCGGCGCTCGCCTTTCCGCCCGATGGCGCCGAGGTCGCCGCGGCGGGCGATCTTGTCGTGAAGCTCGAGGGCGGACGGGCGCCCTTCACGGTCTTGGCCGATGGCGCGCCGGTGGTGGTGGGCGCGCGCGGGCGCGAGATTGCGCTGCCGCTCGGGCGGGGGGGGGCTTGGCGGCTGACCGTGCTCGATGCCGAGGGGCGCTCGGATTCGGTGCAGATCCGGCTCGCCAAATGA